The Candidatus Sysuiplasma jiujiangense genome includes a window with the following:
- a CDS encoding uracil-DNA glycosylase: MNGKDSFDLLRHDIISCSKCPRLVKFREEVGRKKTKRYSDWTYWSRPVPGFGDFSAELIIVGLAPAAHGGNRTGRVFTGDLSAKFLVSCLHQAGFTNRPNSECAEDGLKMINSYMLAAVRCVPPNNIPTRKEAANCFPFLRRELNLLKNARAILVLGKFAFDSYLRFLEETTDIDVRQMKFSHGAVYPVSGSPNIYVSYHPSPRNTNTGTLTRSMFIELLERIKSEW, translated from the coding sequence ATAAACGGTAAAGACAGCTTCGATCTCTTGAGACACGATATTATCTCATGCTCGAAGTGCCCCAGGCTGGTCAAATTCAGGGAGGAGGTTGGCCGGAAAAAGACGAAAAGGTATTCCGACTGGACTTACTGGTCCAGGCCTGTGCCTGGTTTTGGCGATTTTTCGGCAGAGCTCATAATAGTCGGTCTTGCGCCTGCGGCCCACGGCGGAAACAGGACCGGAAGAGTATTCACGGGAGATCTTTCGGCGAAATTTCTCGTAAGCTGCCTTCATCAGGCAGGTTTCACAAATCGGCCAAATTCTGAATGTGCGGAAGATGGACTGAAGATGATCAATTCATACATGCTTGCAGCTGTAAGGTGTGTGCCGCCCAACAACATACCCACAAGGAAGGAGGCAGCAAATTGTTTTCCCTTCCTCAGAAGGGAATTGAACCTGCTGAAAAATGCACGCGCGATACTTGTTCTTGGAAAATTTGCATTCGATTCCTACCTTAGATTCCTGGAAGAAACTACTGATATCGATGTCCGGCAAATGAAGTTCAGTCACGGAGCAGTGTACCCGGTCAGTGGAAGCCCGAATATTTATGTTTCGTATCATCCAAGTCCCAGAAACACAAACACAGGAACATTAACCAGGTCTATGTTTATTGAACTGCTGGAAAGAATAAAATCAGAGTGGTGA
- the menC gene encoding o-succinylbenzoate synthase — MDENQISAPRKEKNIELEPLTIEKVELLLVRLPLLSPFETSFGRSSSKEAIIVKLHSEGDVAYGECTSEPEPFYSYEFNAMSWKVLSEFIIPSLKGVELGSPRDFSKAAGRIRGHSMSKGCVEMAIWDLFARRARIPLSQMIGGARKRIECGISIGIQKSVSDLLNVIDDSIKKGYRRIKVKVKPGWDVDVLRAIRRMYPELPLQVDANAAYELKSMDHLKKFDRFNLTMLEQPLDYDDLFEHSILQAGLETPICLDESIKGPESVNVMSRLESGRIVNIKAGRVGGIGASLAVHDTAMKNGIPVWIGGMLETGVGRSFNVALNTLPNVRFPGDTSPSSRYFSRDIITEPFEMDASGRMNVPSGYGSGIEIDEKQIRRRTVRSKVVKLN, encoded by the coding sequence GTGGATGAAAATCAGATTTCTGCACCGAGAAAGGAGAAAAACATTGAACTTGAACCGCTGACCATTGAAAAGGTGGAACTCCTGCTGGTCAGATTGCCGCTGCTTAGTCCGTTCGAAACCAGTTTTGGCCGCAGCAGCAGTAAAGAAGCGATAATAGTCAAACTCCATTCAGAGGGGGATGTGGCTTATGGCGAATGCACTTCAGAACCAGAGCCCTTTTATTCATATGAATTCAATGCAATGTCATGGAAGGTGCTATCCGAATTCATCATACCCTCGCTGAAGGGAGTTGAACTGGGATCACCCCGCGATTTTTCAAAGGCTGCTGGAAGAATTCGCGGCCACAGCATGTCGAAGGGATGCGTGGAAATGGCGATATGGGATTTGTTTGCCAGAAGGGCCCGCATCCCACTTAGCCAGATGATAGGCGGTGCCAGAAAGCGGATTGAATGTGGCATCAGCATCGGCATACAGAAATCTGTTTCAGACCTGTTAAATGTCATAGACGATAGCATAAAGAAGGGCTACAGAAGGATCAAGGTGAAGGTCAAACCCGGTTGGGACGTGGATGTTCTGCGCGCGATACGCAGAATGTATCCGGAACTTCCGCTTCAGGTAGATGCGAATGCAGCCTACGAGCTCAAGTCAATGGATCATTTGAAGAAATTTGACCGTTTCAATCTTACAATGCTCGAACAGCCTCTCGATTACGACGATCTTTTTGAACATTCTATTCTCCAGGCCGGATTGGAAACACCCATCTGCCTTGATGAGAGCATAAAGGGTCCGGAGAGCGTAAACGTAATGAGCAGGCTTGAATCGGGCAGAATTGTCAATATAAAAGCAGGGCGCGTTGGCGGAATAGGCGCTTCGCTTGCTGTTCACGACACGGCAATGAAAAATGGGATTCCGGTCTGGATCGGTGGTATGCTCGAAACTGGAGTTGGCAGATCCTTCAATGTTGCGCTCAACACACTGCCCAACGTCCGTTTTCCTGGCGACACTTCCCCAAGTTCGCGTTATTTTTCCAGGGATATAATTACGGAACCCTTTGAGATGGATGCTTCAGGGCGAATGAATGTACCCTCAGGTTACGGGAGTGGTATCGAAATTGATGAAAAGCAGATCAGGCGGAGAACAGTGAGGAGTAAAGTAGTGAAACTCAACTGA